The genomic region CCTTAACGTCCCAGAGGAGCGCATACTTCGCGAGATCGTGGAGGAGGGCTGCTGTACTTCGATGGAGGACGTCCGCGAATATACTCGGGCAAACACCGGCAAGGCTTGCCAGGTGACGAATCCAAAAGGCGCGTGCTGCGAAGAGGAGATCCTCGGTGTCATACAGAAGGGACTTGCACTCGCCGGCCGTACAGGGATCGAACAGCCCCACGTGAGCGCCGAGCCTTGCTGCCAGTTGTCGACGAGGGCGAGGACGACGTGACCAATCAGGGAGCTCCGGCAGTGCCGCGACGCGCAACTTGCAGGCATTGCGGCTATTTTTTTGAAGTGTCCTCCACGGTGCGGGTCGGCGCGTCGGGTGAATACGAGTACTTGTACGCGCCTTGCGCGAAAAAGGGCGGACCCTCGTAGCCTTTCTTCGCGGGAGATCGAGCGACGCGCGGCAGAACGCCCGTCGCACCCCCGTTGTCAGTAGTCGTAAGGCTTCTCCACATCGTCGACCGCGACGCCAGCCCCGATGGCAAGCCTGTTCACGAAGTTGAAGTAACCCGTCGTCAGGATCGTCTGCAGTATCGCCTCATCCTTCCAGCCGACCTTCTTGAGTTCCTCGACGTCGCCGGCGCCGACCGCGCCGGGACTCTTCGTCAACCTCTCGGCGAAACCCGCCAAGGCGGTCTCGGCCGGAGAGAGACGAGCATTCCTGAAATCCTCGGCGAGCGCTTTCGTGCGCGGCTCCTCCCTCCAGTACCGGTCGAGCGCGTCCGCGTGGTGCGCGACACAGTAGTCGCAGCGGTTGGCGGCGGATACGACGACTGCGAGCATCTCGCGCTGCGCCCGCGTGAGACCGTTCTCGGAGTTCTTCCCGAACTGTATCGCGAGGTAGAAGTCGAGGTGGGCGGCGAGGGTCTCTGGGAGGAGGCTCTGTGATTTGAGGATGTTTGCGATGGAGCCGCGTTTTCGGCGCGTGTCGTCGTAGATCTCTTTGAGGCGACCAGTGGCATCCGCCTCGTCGATTATCTTGACGTGTGGCATCGACGACATGACCGCTCCCCGCCTCATCAATGCGATGACCCAAGACCGCGGGTTGCCACGTCTTCCGTGACGCTTTCTTCCGGGTAACCTGCCCCCCGTCGCTTTGATATGGAGCCTCGCCGCTTCGAGAGCGTGTCGTCAGGGGAATTGAAGCCCAGCGCCGCGTGCAAGTCCTGCGGGAACTTCTTCGCGCTCGCGAAAATGGTACGCCTTGGGGCGTCGGGTGAATATGAGTACCTCTGCGAGTCCTGCGCAAGAAAGATGTGAAAGACCCTCCGGCCA from Euryarchaeota archaeon harbors:
- a CDS encoding peroxidase-related enzyme (This protein belongs to a clade of uncharacterized proteins related to peroxidases such as the alkylhydroperoxidase AhpD.), with translation MPHVKIIDEADATGRLKEIYDDTRRKRGSIANILKSQSLLPETLAAHLDFYLAIQFGKNSENGLTRAQREMLAVVVSAANRCDYCVAHHADALDRYWREEPRTKALAEDFRNARLSPAETALAGFAERLTKSPGAVGAGDVEELKKVGWKDEAILQTILTTGYFNFVNRLAIGAGVAVDDVEKPYDY